In Micromonospora purpureochromogenes, a single window of DNA contains:
- a CDS encoding PH domain-containing protein encodes MAFPEDVLTEDEHVVLHLHPHWKALLRPILVLVLGVAAVVAGWVLLPDGDGATIALYAIAGLALVLALWLGLWPFLVWRTTHYLFTNERVLLQQGVLSRDRRDIPLTRINDHAMSQRFVERLLGCGTLTIESAGERGQSVLRDVPSVGQVQTKLYELVEAHHDKHSLGDGEMRDIMADMREGKPLRDPTS; translated from the coding sequence GTGGCGTTTCCCGAAGACGTGCTCACCGAGGACGAGCACGTCGTCCTGCATCTGCACCCGCACTGGAAGGCGCTGCTGCGGCCGATCCTGGTGCTGGTCCTCGGCGTCGCCGCCGTGGTGGCGGGCTGGGTCCTGCTGCCCGACGGCGACGGCGCCACGATCGCGCTGTACGCGATCGCCGGGCTGGCCCTGGTGCTGGCGCTCTGGCTGGGCCTCTGGCCGTTCCTGGTCTGGCGCACCACGCACTATTTGTTCACCAACGAGCGGGTGCTGCTCCAGCAGGGCGTGCTCTCCCGGGATCGGCGGGACATCCCGCTCACCCGGATCAACGACCATGCGATGAGCCAGCGCTTCGTCGAGCGGCTGCTCGGCTGTGGCACGCTCACCATCGAGTCGGCGGGCGAGCGCGGCCAGTCCGTGCTGCGCGACGTCCCGTCCGTGGGCCAGGTGCAGACCAAGCTCTACGAGCTGGTCGAGGCCCACCACGACAAGCACTCGCTGGGCGACGGGGAGATGCGCGACATCATGGCCGACATGCGCGAGGGCAAGCCGCTGCGCGACCCCACCAGCTGA
- a CDS encoding GtrA family protein: MRLVRLLPERWQKFIHEALKFGVVGGINTVINYAVFNVLALTVFVNGQLKATVIATVVATITSYLMNRHWTYRDRPKSALKREYVLFFLFNATGLLIELGVLAAAKYGLGVNSLLALNVAKTGGVLLATMFRFWSYRTFVFQPVPAHAEETWHTIHRDEWDTMAELDPVAELAESVSELEEAQQQAAQRPGGAMAEPVFPQPTGRPAPLDAGLGSTVGADLDAELAAELHAGTRRPRR; this comes from the coding sequence TCTGCTGCCCGAGCGCTGGCAGAAGTTCATCCACGAGGCGCTCAAATTCGGCGTCGTCGGTGGCATCAACACCGTCATCAATTACGCGGTGTTCAATGTCCTGGCACTCACCGTTTTTGTCAACGGTCAACTGAAGGCGACCGTGATCGCCACCGTGGTGGCGACCATCACGTCGTATCTGATGAATCGGCACTGGACGTACCGGGATCGACCGAAATCCGCGTTGAAGCGGGAATACGTCCTGTTCTTCCTGTTCAACGCCACCGGCCTGCTGATCGAGCTGGGCGTCCTCGCCGCCGCCAAGTACGGCCTGGGCGTGAACAGCCTGCTCGCGCTCAACGTGGCGAAGACCGGCGGCGTGCTGTTGGCGACCATGTTCCGGTTCTGGTCGTACCGCACGTTCGTGTTCCAGCCGGTGCCCGCGCACGCCGAGGAGACCTGGCACACGATCCACCGGGACGAGTGGGACACCATGGCCGAGCTGGACCCGGTGGCCGAGCTGGCCGAGTCGGTCAGCGAACTGGAGGAGGCCCAGCAGCAGGCGGCGCAGCGGCCCGGCGGCGCGATGGCCGAACCGGTCTTCCCGCAGCCGACCGGACGTCCCGCCCCGCTGGACGCCGGGCTGGGCAGCACGGTCGGCGCCGACCTCGACGCCGAGCTGGCCGCGGAGCTGCACGCCGGCACCCGCCGGCCCCGCCGCTGA
- a CDS encoding biotin--[acetyl-CoA-carboxylase] ligase, with protein sequence MPGSPYTDLDRPPLSAARLSRALTAPHGPWRRLDLRAETGSTNADAGAAARAGEPEGLVVVAERQTAGRGRRGRVWQSPARAGIATSVLLRPGEAVADRGWPPAPATGYGWLPLLAGVALVEAVTRLAELEARLKWPNDLLVDDAKCAGILAEAVPGTSPAQPPAVVLGIGLNVTLRADELPENRTGLPATSLQLAGATATDRDPLLRALLRSLADWYDRWRTAGGDAVASGLREAYVASCATVGRRVRVLLPDGAELTGLATGVDADGQLLVDTGAGERRLAAGDVLHLR encoded by the coding sequence ATGCCGGGCTCGCCGTACACCGATCTGGACCGCCCGCCGCTGTCGGCGGCGCGGCTGTCCCGCGCGCTGACCGCGCCGCACGGGCCCTGGCGCCGGCTCGACCTGCGGGCCGAGACCGGCTCCACCAACGCCGACGCGGGGGCGGCCGCCCGGGCGGGTGAGCCGGAGGGCCTGGTGGTGGTCGCCGAACGGCAGACCGCCGGGCGCGGCCGGCGCGGCCGGGTCTGGCAGTCGCCGGCCCGCGCCGGCATCGCGACCAGCGTCCTGCTCCGGCCCGGCGAGGCGGTCGCCGACCGCGGCTGGCCGCCGGCCCCCGCCACCGGGTACGGCTGGCTGCCGCTGCTCGCCGGCGTCGCGCTGGTCGAGGCGGTGACCCGGCTGGCCGAGCTGGAGGCCCGGCTGAAGTGGCCGAACGACCTGCTGGTCGACGACGCCAAGTGCGCCGGCATCCTGGCCGAGGCGGTGCCGGGCACGTCCCCGGCGCAGCCGCCGGCGGTCGTGCTCGGGATCGGGCTCAACGTCACGCTCCGCGCCGACGAGCTGCCGGAGAACCGGACCGGCCTGCCGGCCACCTCGCTGCAACTGGCCGGCGCGACGGCCACCGACCGGGACCCGCTGCTGCGCGCGCTGCTCCGCTCGCTGGCCGACTGGTACGACCGCTGGCGCACCGCCGGCGGCGACGCGGTGGCCAGCGGGCTGCGGGAGGCCTACGTCGCCTCCTGCGCCACCGTCGGCCGGCGGGTGCGGGTGCTGCTGCCCGACGGCGCCGAGCTGACCGGCCTGGCCACCGGCGTGGACGCCGACGGTCAGCTGCTGGTCGACACGGGCGCCGGGGAGCGGCGGTTGGCGGCCGGGGACGTGCTGCACCTGCGCTGA